The genome window TTCTCAAGCCTGCTAGAAAGACACATGCTGTAAAAGGCAGTACCATTTTGGTAACCAGTAGAGAGAGCTAGGGACAGTAAGGACATGGTGATAAAATTGGTCATGGTGTCTGGTAATAAGCTTCTGTATGAGGATGTGGAAATTAATTATCCAGTTTTATGCTCTAATACTTTTTGTTGTATTTTGGATTGGTAAGAATAGAGGTTGAGTAACCTTGAAATACAACCTTGGTTTCAAATATTAATGGTCACTATTTGAGTGAATTAAATCTTGTTAAGGAAATGAACAAATAATTggtatatttaaaacaaacatcaTTATTCTCTAATTCAGTAAATTAATGCCATGTGCTTAAAAAGATTAATCTATAACTAagcttgattttgttttattctattctaGATGAGATAGGCAATAAGTAAGTTAATATAATGAGtattttaagagaaatgaaagaagagtttCTAATCTTTGAGGTTGAGACCAGAGATCATAATGTTACTCAGATGTTTAGACCTGGATGGTAACTACAGAAATCATTTAGCCTCATACTACTTTACGTATGAGGGAGGCCCATGATAATAAGTGAATGTGCCTTGCCCAAGAAGATACAGCTGGTTTGTGGAAAGCAAGGACTAAAACTAGGTTGATTACTGCTTTTTTATACTAAAGAATTTATAAAATGGTAAACTTCATAACATGTCCAAATGTAAGAGGAGAGGTGACCCTGAAAGAAAGATAACAGAAGAAGACTGAAAGTTTTTTCCACAGCTATGACTGTTAATGAGGACATCACCTATGGGTATTTGTGATGTGTGGTCATCCTAAGGACTTCATCAGTATTGAATAGGATAGAACTCTCATGACAGAATCACTTAATCCTGTATTGTGATACTTGTTTTAATGTTAGGTGAAACTGAAATTGATatcccttgagaaagaaaataatttatttctggaGGTAGGTTCTTCTCTTGATAGATGAAGTTGCAGCATATTGAGAGATTCCACAGCAATATtgtcattttccaaattttactttgttttaaaatactcttctttgccttccaggCAGGTGCCACTTACGCATCAGATAAgagtgaagaagaaaatgaaattgagaGTGAAGAGGAAGTGAGGCCAAAGGTGCAAGGATCTAGGCGAAGTAGCCGCCAGATAAAGAAACGAAGGGTCATATCAGACTCTGAGAGTGACGTTGGTGGCTCTGATGTGGAATTTAAGCCAGATGCTAAGGAGGAAGGAAGCAGTGATGAAATAAGCAGTGGAGTAGGGGATAGTGACAGTGAAGGCCTGGACAGCCCTGTCAAAGTTGCTCCAAAGAGGAAGAGAATGGTAACTGGAAATGGCTCCCTCAAAAGGAAAAGTTCAAGGAAGGAAATGCCCTCAGCCACCAAACGAGCAACTGGCATTTCATCAGAAACCAAGAATACTTTGAGTGCTTTCTCTGCCCCTCAAAATTCTGAATCCCAAGCCCACATTAGTGGAGGATGTGATGACAGTAGTCGCCCCACCATCTGGTATCATGAAACTTTAGAGTGGCTTaaggaggagaagagaagagatacGCACAGGAGGCGACCTGATCACCCTGATTTTGATGCATCCACGCTCTATGTGCCTGAGGATTTCCTTAATTCCTGTACTCCTGGGATGAGGAAGTGGTGGCAGATTAAGTCTCAGAACTTTGATCTTGTCATATTTTATAAGGTGGGGAAGTTTTATGAGCTGTACCACATGGATGCTCTTATTGGAGTCAGTGAACTAGGGCTGGTATTCATGAAAGGCAACTGGGCCCATTCTGGTTTCCCTGAAATTGCATTTGGCCGATATTCAGATTCCCTGGTCCAGAAGGGCTATAAAGTAGCACGGGTGGAACAGACCGAGACCCCGGAAATGATGGAGGCACGATGCCGAAAGATGGCACATATATCTAAGTATGATAGAGTGGTGAGGAGGGAGATCTGTAGGGTCATTACCAAGGGTACACAGACCTACAGTGTGCTGGAAGGTGACCCCTCAGAGAACTACAGTAAGTACCTTCTTAGcctcaaagaaaaagaagatgattCTTCTGGCCATGCTCGAGTGTATGGAGTATGTTTTGTTGATACCTCGCTAGGGAAGTTCTTCATAGGTCAGTTTTCAGATGATCGCCATTGTTCCAGGTTTAGGACTTTAGTGGCACACTATCCTCCAGTACAAGTCTTGTTTGAGAAAGGAAATCTCTCAGTGGAAACTAAGATGATTCTCAAGGGTTCATTATCCTCTTCTCTTCAGGAAGGTCTGATACCAGGTTCCCAGTTTTGGGATGCAGCCAAAACTTTGAGAACTCTCCTTGAAGAAGGATATTTTACGGACAAGTTAAATGAGGACAGTGGGGTGATGTTACCCCAGGTGCTTAAAGGTATGACCTCAGAGTCTGATTCTGTTGGGTTGACACCGGGAGAGAAGAGTGAATTGGCCCTCTCTGCTCTTGGTGGTTGTGTCTTCTACCTCAAAAAATGCCTTATTGATCAGGAGCTTTTATCAATGGCTAATTTTGAAGAATATATTCCCTTGGATTCTGACACGGTCCGTGCTACAAGACCTGGTGCTGTCTTTGCTGAAGCCAATCAACGAATGGTGCTAGATGCTGTGACATTAAACAACTTGGAGATTTTTCTGAATGGAACAAATGGTTCTACTGAAGGGACCCTGTTAGAGAAGATTGATACTTGCCATACTCCCTTCGGTAAGCGGCTCCTAAAGCAATGGCTTTGTGCCCCACTCTGTAACCCTTATGTTATCAGTGATCGTCTAGATGCCATAGAAGACCTAATGGTTGTGCCTGACAGAATCTCTGAGGTTGTAGACCTTCTAAAGAAGCTTCCAGACCTTGAGAGGCTACTGAGTAAAATTCATAATGTTGGCTCTCCCCTGAAGAGCCAGAACCACCCAGATAGCAGGGCTATAATGTATGAAGAAACCACATACAGCAAAAAAAagattattgattttctttctgcccTGGAAGGATTCAAAGTACTATGTAAAATTATAGGGGTTATGGAAGAAGTCATTGATGACTTTAAGTCTAAAATCCTTAAGCAGGTCCTTACTCTGCAGACAAAAAATCCTGAAGGCCGCTTTCCTGATTTGACTTTAGAACTAAACCGATGGGATACAGCCTTTGACCATGAAAAGGCTCGAAAGACTGGACTGATTACTCCCAAAGCAGGATTTGACTCTGATTATGATCAGGCTCTTGCTGACATAagagaaaatgaacagagcctcctGGAATACTTGGAGAAACAGCGTAGTCGAATTGGCTGTAGGACCATAGTCTACTGGGGAATTGGTAGGAATCGTTACCAGTTGGAAATTCCCGAGAATTTCATCACCCGTAATTTGCCAGAAGAATATGAGTTGAAATCTACTAAGAAGGGCTGTAAACGATACTGgaccaaaacaattgagaaaaagtTGGCTAATCTGATAAATGCTGAAGAACGGAGAGATGTATCATTAAAGGACTGCATGCGGCGACTGTTCTATAACTTTGATAAAAATTACAAGGACTGGCAGGCTGCTGTGGAGTGCATCGCAGTGCTGGGTAAGGTTTTCAAGAGCCTTGTTCCTAAAGCTTTGGTTAGTAATGTCCTGTGTTCCAATTGTATATTAAGATTGGAAAGTCCATTGGAAAGTCCTCATTGACTCGTATCCCTAAACTCAAGTGACAGGTATATATTTTGATCAAATTTCAATTGAATTTATAGTATTCGATAAATGctgttttttaagttattttttgtcACACTAATTTAAAGCTATCCCTTGACCTATCActcagttttagttttttgataaatatatacagatatatatatacacccttgcatttttttttgtatttcagtgAATCTCTTTACATGAACATTTCAGAAGATTTTaatcttccctttttcttttagcCCAAGTTGTCACACTTTCTTTTCTACAGTTGATTTCTAAGAGCCCTGATTTACGTATTTGTAACTTGGTAACCTTTTCAGCTTCATaagtaatttcctttttctttaaatttcatgGCCAAGTCATTTGGAGCCTTTGCTTGTTTTAcagtgttgggtttttttctgttgtgaAAATGCAGCAACCATAGTTTACCCAAATTTGTAACAAAACTATTTTAGTCTGAACACAACTGTCCAGAATAAAATGGCatcctgttctatttttttttttaaattactttatagCCATATTTTGTCTTATCCTACTTCTCTGTTAACTATTGTACACTGAAATCATAagtaactgcatttttttttttttaaattcgcgtttatttatttatttatttatgactgtgttgggtcttcgtttctctgcgagggctttctctagttgtggcaagtggggaccactcttcatcgcggcgcgcgggcctctcaccatcgcggcctctcttgttgcggagcacaggctccagacgtgcaggctcagtaattgtggctcacgggcccagttctGTTCTATTTTTGAGTGTGTATCTATCGTGGTTTTTGAGTGTGCCACATTTATTCCTTAAGCCAATACAGTTTTAAACAATTTGGTAGGTAATGTAAAATCATCCCTCAGCTCAGGTATTCAAAATTGGTGAGTATATTTTCCTCTTAAGATTGTGCCTATTGTCAGAATGTTCTGCTTCTAAGAAGTGTTAGCTCCATGATTATATCAAGGAGAGACCACTACAGCATCTCTCTGTTGTATCTTTTAGCTTTCCTTTGGCATACCTCTGGTCTAGATATTAGAGGACTTAAAATCTACTTTGAGGGGATATTTTCTTGGGCTTGAAATTGGAAGTTTTCTCATTTCAGTACAAGTGCTATAAGACATGTAAAACATTTAGGCTGATGACTTATTTTTGTGCAGTTAAAACAATGTCACTAGAGTGcttacttttagaaaaaaagcTGCCCTGTCTAAAGAGCATGCCACCTCCACTAAAAAAACATTTCTGGAAGACTTCTTGTAGAAGTTGGGCCTTTGTGCTTATCAAGAAACCTCAAAAATGATGAAGCTTCACTTTTGACCTTTCTTTAACAGATGTCTTATTGTGCCTGGCTAACTACAGTCGAGGGGGTGATGGTCCTATGTGTCGTCCAGTAATTCTGTTGCCAGAAGAAGATACTCCTCCCTTTCTAGACCTTAAAGGATCACGCCACCCCTGCATTACGAAGACTTTTTTTGGTGATGACTTTATTCCAAATGACATTCTAATAGGctgtgaggaagaggaagaaaatggcAAAGCTTACTGTGTGCTTGTTACTGGACCGAATATGGGGGGCAAGTCTACGCTCATGAGACAGGTAAACTTGAAGTTTTGTTACACCAAATTATTTGTAACACTTAAAGAGTGAATATAGTACATATTTAAGCCACCGTTTCCCAAGGAGCATATGATAGAATTCAGTCATTGACTTATTAGGAAGCAAAGGGAAACTCCTTGAGTCATGAAACTAAGACCTGTATTCTTCTTATTGGTCAAATATTTGCCTGATGTTAAGGGAAGTATATTATTAAGAAGGTGAAGGTGGTTTCAGGCCATGAGTTTTTTTATGAACTCTGACTTTGACTGAATCCATTTCCTGTGAAGGCAGAGGTATTCATAATGaatgaaaattatacaaatgttttatgtttgttcttAAATTAGGTTCATTTCTAGGAACCCTTATACAGGAACCATTGCACTTGTtcatacaggaaagtgattcacgACCTCTAGTTAACTGTTGGGAACTGCTTTTAGGGAAGACAATAAATAGATTTTTCTGACCTTCTGCCAGGGGTTAGCTAGCTACTGAGCTAATAAATATGATTCAGATTTTAAAGGGTTGTAGAAAAAAACAATGTGTAACAGACATTGGGCCCTtgacagaaaatgtttgctgaccccCTAACTCGACTGCACTGTATTATTTCTGTACAAATTTGCTAACTAGAGAGGAGCAATAGTGTAAGGTGGTTTTCAACCTCCTTTTCGTTTTTAAATCAAAAATCATCTAGAGAGCACAACAAAAAAGTACCTGGGAGTTGGGGTGTGTTCATCCTCCGAAACTGATTGTTGGGTCTGGAATTGGTTCTAGGCATCAGTAGTTTTAGGTTGAGAATCACTAGTGTACTAGGTTAGCATATAGGTGCTGAGGTTTCAAGTAAAGCCAGTTAGGCCCTAAGCCTCATGCCTTCCTAAGCCTCACTTTTCCTACTTAGGTTTGTGAAGGTTTTTTTTAGAGTGCCGGACTACTCCtagttaataaatgtttattagggCTTATTATCTCTGTCTTCTGGATATACATAGACATCTCTATCTGTTCTCGATAACACCAGTCATAAAAGACCTTTTTCTCCCTCATTCACAGGCTGGCCTACTAGTTGTAATGGCCCAGATGGGTTGTTATGTACCAGCTGAAGTGTGTAGGCTCACACCAATCGATAGAGTGTTTACTAGACTTGGTGCCTCAGACAGAATAATGTCAGGTGAGTTTTTTTTCCTACCTAAGGCTCTGTTATTTGACAGTTCATTTCTATATTTTAGGTGTTAAACACATCTACGTTTAAATaggatgttttatttatttttttccggTGTTACGCAAGGCAGAATGCTTTCAGAGATTTGAAAGCATTATGCAATTTTTAATATACTAGAAGTAATCTCTTAGTACCACGGTAGTTCATAATAGATTCAAAGGATATGAACCTAAAAGATGAATCTACTGTTACAATAGGATTCTTAAAATGATCacctatttgtgattttttttttaggtgaaagTACATTTTTTGTTGAGTTGAGTGAAACTGCCAGTATACTTACACATGCAACAGCACATTCTCTGGTGCTTGTGGATGAATTAGGTAAGatattaaaatttccaaaacattagtacaaagaattatttttctggaaaatggTCTGAAGGACACATCTCTTGAAGAAAAAGACTATGAATACACTCACCTTTGTCCATAGACCCCACAGTTGGCCCTAAGGTGGCAATTTTACAGGGATAATGAGAATATTTATTGGATAATGAGGCTATTTAAAGAGAACTAAAAGGAAGTTTCTGAAGCGCAGTGGTACTCGAGTAGTCCTGAACTCCAAGCGGACCTACTTAGCTAGAGAGGGCCTGTTTACAGAATGCTTTTGGATACACTAAAGTGATCTTtagtacatttttttccattcctttgtGAGGCATGTCCTTCTTCGTATATAATATGGCAGATTGTGTAATACATAgttcatgtatattttattttcataggaaGAGGTACTGCAACATTTGATGGGACAGCAATAGCAAATGCAGTTGTTAAAGAACTTGCTGAGAATATAAAGTGTCGTACATTGTTTTCTACCCACTACCATTCATTAGTTGAAGACTATTCTCAAAATGTTGCAGTGCGCCTAGGACACATGGTATGTACAAGTTGTTTATTCAAAAGTTATGTTTTTGAATGGGTACTTCCATTGCCagcatgttatttttcttttttaggcatGCATGGTAGAAAATGAATGTGAAGATCCCAGCCAGGAGACTATTACCTTCCTGTACAAATTCATTAAAGGAGCCTGTCCTAAAAGCTATGGCTTTAATGCAGCAAGGCTTGCTAATCTTCCAGAGGAGGTTATTCAAAAGGGACATAGAAAAGCAAGAGAATTTGAGAAGATGACTCAGTCACTGCGATTATTTCGGTAATTATAACTGGATATAATTTTACCATGTAGTTGATTACCAAAACAGTAAAGGGATGGATGATGCACTGTGAAAAATGtaaactaaaactttttttttttaatttattttaagggAAGTTTGTCTGGCTAGTGAAAGGTCGACTGTAGATGCTGAAGCTGTCCATAAGTTGCTGACTTTGATTGAGGAATTATAGACTA of Eschrichtius robustus isolate mEscRob2 chromosome 15, mEscRob2.pri, whole genome shotgun sequence contains these proteins:
- the MSH6 gene encoding DNA mismatch repair protein Msh6 isoform X1, whose product is MSRQSTLYSFFPKSPALNNASKGPVGASSESAAAAATGASPSPGEDAAWSEAGPGPGPLAGSTSRAEARNLNGGLRKSAAPAVPASSCDFSPGDLVWAKMEGYPWWPCLVYNHPFDGTFIREKGKSARVHVQFFDDSPTRGWVSRRLLKPYTGSKSKEAQKGGHFYSSKPEILRAMQRADEALNKDKIKRLELAVCDEPSEPEEEEETEAGATYASDKSEEENEIESEEEVRPKVQGSRRSSRQIKKRRVISDSESDVGGSDVEFKPDAKEEGSSDEISSGVGDSDSEGLDSPVKVAPKRKRMVTGNGSLKRKSSRKEMPSATKRATGISSETKNTLSAFSAPQNSESQAHISGGCDDSSRPTIWYHETLEWLKEEKRRDTHRRRPDHPDFDASTLYVPEDFLNSCTPGMRKWWQIKSQNFDLVIFYKVGKFYELYHMDALIGVSELGLVFMKGNWAHSGFPEIAFGRYSDSLVQKGYKVARVEQTETPEMMEARCRKMAHISKYDRVVRREICRVITKGTQTYSVLEGDPSENYSKYLLSLKEKEDDSSGHARVYGVCFVDTSLGKFFIGQFSDDRHCSRFRTLVAHYPPVQVLFEKGNLSVETKMILKGSLSSSLQEGLIPGSQFWDAAKTLRTLLEEGYFTDKLNEDSGVMLPQVLKGMTSESDSVGLTPGEKSELALSALGGCVFYLKKCLIDQELLSMANFEEYIPLDSDTVRATRPGAVFAEANQRMVLDAVTLNNLEIFLNGTNGSTEGTLLEKIDTCHTPFGKRLLKQWLCAPLCNPYVISDRLDAIEDLMVVPDRISEVVDLLKKLPDLERLLSKIHNVGSPLKSQNHPDSRAIMYEETTYSKKKIIDFLSALEGFKVLCKIIGVMEEVIDDFKSKILKQVLTLQTKNPEGRFPDLTLELNRWDTAFDHEKARKTGLITPKAGFDSDYDQALADIRENEQSLLEYLEKQRSRIGCRTIVYWGIGRNRYQLEIPENFITRNLPEEYELKSTKKGCKRYWTKTIEKKLANLINAEERRDVSLKDCMRRLFYNFDKNYKDWQAAVECIAVLDVLLCLANYSRGGDGPMCRPVILLPEEDTPPFLDLKGSRHPCITKTFFGDDFIPNDILIGCEEEEENGKAYCVLVTGPNMGGKSTLMRQAGLLVVMAQMGCYVPAEVCRLTPIDRVFTRLGASDRIMSGESTFFVELSETASILTHATAHSLVLVDELGRGTATFDGTAIANAVVKELAENIKCRTLFSTHYHSLVEDYSQNVAVRLGHMACMVENECEDPSQETITFLYKFIKGACPKSYGFNAARLANLPEEVIQKGHRKAREFEKMTQSLRLFREVCLASERSTVDAEAVHKLLTLIEEL
- the MSH6 gene encoding DNA mismatch repair protein Msh6 isoform X3, giving the protein MLRLMSSSCDFSPGDLVWAKMEGYPWWPCLVYNHPFDGTFIREKGKSARVHVQFFDDSPTRGWVSRRLLKPYTGSKSKEAQKGGHFYSSKPEILRAMQRADEALNKDKIKRLELAVCDEPSEPEEEEETEAGATYASDKSEEENEIESEEEVRPKVQGSRRSSRQIKKRRVISDSESDVGGSDVEFKPDAKEEGSSDEISSGVGDSDSEGLDSPVKVAPKRKRMVTGNGSLKRKSSRKEMPSATKRATGISSETKNTLSAFSAPQNSESQAHISGGCDDSSRPTIWYHETLEWLKEEKRRDTHRRRPDHPDFDASTLYVPEDFLNSCTPGMRKWWQIKSQNFDLVIFYKVGKFYELYHMDALIGVSELGLVFMKGNWAHSGFPEIAFGRYSDSLVQKGYKVARVEQTETPEMMEARCRKMAHISKYDRVVRREICRVITKGTQTYSVLEGDPSENYSKYLLSLKEKEDDSSGHARVYGVCFVDTSLGKFFIGQFSDDRHCSRFRTLVAHYPPVQVLFEKGNLSVETKMILKGSLSSSLQEGLIPGSQFWDAAKTLRTLLEEGYFTDKLNEDSGVMLPQVLKGMTSESDSVGLTPGEKSELALSALGGCVFYLKKCLIDQELLSMANFEEYIPLDSDTVRATRPGAVFAEANQRMVLDAVTLNNLEIFLNGTNGSTEGTLLEKIDTCHTPFGKRLLKQWLCAPLCNPYVISDRLDAIEDLMVVPDRISEVVDLLKKLPDLERLLSKIHNVGSPLKSQNHPDSRAIMYEETTYSKKKIIDFLSALEGFKVLCKIIGVMEEVIDDFKSKILKQVLTLQTKNPEGRFPDLTLELNRWDTAFDHEKARKTGLITPKAGFDSDYDQALADIRENEQSLLEYLEKQRSRIGCRTIVYWGIGRNRYQLEIPENFITRNLPEEYELKSTKKGCKRYWTKTIEKKLANLINAEERRDVSLKDCMRRLFYNFDKNYKDWQAAVECIAVLDVLLCLANYSRGGDGPMCRPVILLPEEDTPPFLDLKGSRHPCITKTFFGDDFIPNDILIGCEEEEENGKAYCVLVTGPNMGGKSTLMRQAGLLVVMAQMGCYVPAEVCRLTPIDRVFTRLGASDRIMSGESTFFVELSETASILTHATAHSLVLVDELGRGTATFDGTAIANAVVKELAENIKCRTLFSTHYHSLVEDYSQNVAVRLGHMACMVENECEDPSQETITFLYKFIKGACPKSYGFNAARLANLPEEVIQKGHRKAREFEKMTQSLRLFREVCLASERSTVDAEAVHKLLTLIEEL
- the MSH6 gene encoding DNA mismatch repair protein Msh6 isoform X5 is translated as MSRQSTLYSFFPKSPALNNASKGPVGASSESAAAAATGASPSPGEDAAWSEAGPGPGPLAGSTSRAEARNLNGGLRKSAAPAVPASSCDFSPGDLVWAKMEGYPWWPCLVYNHPFDGTFIREKGKSARVHVQFFDDSPTRGWVSRRLLKPYTGSKSKEAQKGGHFYSSKPEILRAMQRADEALNKDKIKRLELAVCDEPSEPEEEEETEAGATYASDKSEEENEIESEEEVRPKVQGSRRSSRQIKKRRVISDSESDVGGSDVEFKPDAKEEGSSDEISSGVGDSDSEGLDSPVKVAPKRKRMVTGNGSLKRKSSRKEMPSATKRATGISSETKNTLSAFSAPQNSESQAHISGGCDDSSRPTIWYHETLEWLKEEKRRDTHRRRPDHPDFDASTLYVPEDFLNSCTPGMRKWWQIKSQNFDLVIFYKVGKFYELYHMDALIGVSELGLVFMKGNWAHSGFPEIAFGRYSDSLVQKGYKVARVEQTETPEMMEARCRKMAHISKYDRVVRREICRVITKGTQTYSVLEGDPSENYSKYLLSLKEKEDDSSGHARVYGVCFVDTSLGKFFIGQFSDDRHCSRFRTLVAHYPPVQVLFEKGNLSVETKMILKGSLSSSLQEGLIPGSQFWDAAKTLRTLLEEGYFTDKLNEDSGVMLPQVLKGMTSESDSVGLTPGEKSELALSALGGCVFYLKKCLIDQELLSMANFEEYIPLDSDTVRATRPGAVFAEANQRMVLDAVTLNNLEIFLNGTNGSTEGTLLEKIDTCHTPFGKRLLKQWLCAPLCNPYVISDRLDAIEDLMVVPDRISEVVDLLKKLPDLERLLSKIHNVGSPLKSQNHPDSRAIMYEETTYSKKKIIDFLSALEGFKVLCKIIGVMEEVIDDFKSKILKQVLTLQTKNPEGRFPDLTLELNRWDTAFDHEKARKTGLITPKAGFDSDYDQALADIRENEQSLLEYLEKQRSRIGCRTIVYWGIGRNRYQLEIPENFITRNLPEEYELKSTKKGCKRYWTKTIEKKLANLINAEERRDVSLKDCMRRLFYNFDKNYKDWQAAVECIAVLDVLLCLANYSRGGDGPMCRPVILLPEEDTPPFLDLKGSRHPCITKTFFGDDFIPNDILIGCEEEEENGKAYCVLVTGPNMGGKSTLMRQAGLLVVMAQMGCYVPAEVCRLTPIDRVFTRLGASDRIMSGESTFFVELSETASILTHATAHSLVLVDELGRGTATFDGTAIANAVVKELAENIKCRTLFSTHYHSLVEDYSQNVAVRLGHMKMNVKIPARRLLPSCTNSLKEPVLKAMALMQQGLLIFQRRLFKRDIEKQENLRR
- the MSH6 gene encoding DNA mismatch repair protein Msh6 isoform X4; the encoded protein is MPAKARSGPQVKAPPPLPPGPPLPQARMRPGARPGLGRGPWRAPLRGPRRGTSTEGCGSRQPLRSCDFSPGDLVWAKMEGYPWWPCLVYNHPFDGTFIREKGKSARVHVQFFDDSPTRGWVSRRLLKPYTGSKSKEAQKGGHFYSSKPEILRAMQRADEALNKDKIKRLELAVCDEPSEPEEEEETEAGATYASDKSEEENEIESEEEVRPKVQGSRRSSRQIKKRRVISDSESDVGGSDVEFKPDAKEEGSSDEISSGVGDSDSEGLDSPVKVAPKRKRMVTGNGSLKRKSSRKEMPSATKRATGISSETKNTLSAFSAPQNSESQAHISGGCDDSSRPTIWYHETLEWLKEEKRRDTHRRRPDHPDFDASTLYVPEDFLNSCTPGMRKWWQIKSQNFDLVIFYKVGKFYELYHMDALIGVSELGLVFMKGNWAHSGFPEIAFGRYSDSLVQKGYKVARVEQTETPEMMEARCRKMAHISKYDRVVRREICRVITKGTQTYSVLEGDPSENYSKYLLSLKEKEDDSSGHARVYGVCFVDTSLGKFFIGQFSDDRHCSRFRTLVAHYPPVQVLFEKGNLSVETKMILKGSLSSSLQEGLIPGSQFWDAAKTLRTLLEEGYFTDKLNEDSGVMLPQVLKGMTSESDSVGLTPGEKSELALSALGGCVFYLKKCLIDQELLSMANFEEYIPLDSDTVRATRPGAVFAEANQRMVLDAVTLNNLEIFLNGTNGSTEGTLLEKIDTCHTPFGKRLLKQWLCAPLCNPYVISDRLDAIEDLMVVPDRISEVVDLLKKLPDLERLLSKIHNVGSPLKSQNHPDSRAIMYEETTYSKKKIIDFLSALEGFKVLCKIIGVMEEVIDDFKSKILKQVLTLQTKNPEGRFPDLTLELNRWDTAFDHEKARKTGLITPKAGFDSDYDQALADIRENEQSLLEYLEKQRSRIGCRTIVYWGIGRNRYQLEIPENFITRNLPEEYELKSTKKGCKRYWTKTIEKKLANLINAEERRDVSLKDCMRRLFYNFDKNYKDWQAAVECIAVLDVLLCLANYSRGGDGPMCRPVILLPEEDTPPFLDLKGSRHPCITKTFFGDDFIPNDILIGCEEEEENGKAYCVLVTGPNMGGKSTLMRQAGLLVVMAQMGCYVPAEVCRLTPIDRVFTRLGASDRIMSGESTFFVELSETASILTHATAHSLVLVDELGRGTATFDGTAIANAVVKELAENIKCRTLFSTHYHSLVEDYSQNVAVRLGHMACMVENECEDPSQETITFLYKFIKGACPKSYGFNAARLANLPEEVIQKGHRKAREFEKMTQSLRLFREVCLASERSTVDAEAVHKLLTLIEEL
- the MSH6 gene encoding DNA mismatch repair protein Msh6 isoform X2, with translation MSRQSTLYSFFPKSPALNNASKGPVGASSESAAAAATGASPSPGEDAAWSEAGPGPGPLAGSTSRAEARNLNGGLRKSAAPAVPASSCDFSPGDLVWAKMEGYPWWPCLVYNHPFDGTFIREKGKSARVHVQFFDDSPTRGWVSRRLLKPYTGSKSKEAQKGGHFYSSKPEILRAMQRADEALNKDKIKRLELAVCDEPSEPEEEEETEAGATYASDKSEEENEIESEEEVRPKVQGSRRSSRQIKKRRVISDSESDVGGSDVEFKPDAKEEGSSDEISSGVGDSDSEGLDSPVKVAPKRKRMVTGNGSLKRKSSRKEMPSATKRATGISSETKNTLSAFSAPQNSESQAHISGGCDDSSRPTIWYHETLEWLKEEKRRDTHRRRPDHPDFDASTLYVPEDFLNSCTPGMRKWWQIKSQNFDLVIFYKVGKFYELYHMDALIGVSELGLVFMKGNWAHSGFPEIAFGRYSDSLVQKGYKVARVEQTETPEMMEARCRKMAHISKYDRVVRREICRVITKGTQTYSVLEGDPSENYSKYLLSLKEKEDDSSGHARVYGVCFVDTSLGKFFIGQFSDDRHCSRFRTLVAHYPPVQVLFEKGNLSVETKMILKGSLSSSLQEGLIPGSQFWDAAKTLRTLLEEGYFTDKLNEDSGVMLPQVLKGMTSESDSVGLTPGEKSELALSALGGCVFYLKKCLIDQELLSMANFEEYIPLDSDTVRATRPGAVFAEANQRMVLDAVTLNNLEIFLNGTNGSTEGTLLEKIDTCHTPFGKRLLKQWLCAPLCNPYVISDRLDAIEDLMVVPDRISEVVDLLKKLPDLERLLSKIHNVGSPLKSQNHPDSRAIMYEETTYSKKKIIDFLSALEGFKVLCKIIGVMEEVIDDFKSKILKQVLTLQTKNPEGRFPDLTLELNRWDTAFDHEKARKTGLITPKAGFDSDYDQALADIRENEQSLLEYLEKQRSRIGCRTIVYWGIGRNRYQLEIPENFITRNLPEEYELKSTKKGCKRYWTKTIEKKLANLINAEERRDVSLKDCMRRLFYNFDKNYKDWQAAVECIAVLDVLLCLANYSRGGDGPMCRPVILLPEEDTPPFLDLKGSRHPCITKTFFGDDFIPNDILIGCEEEEENGKAYCVLVTGPNMGGKSTLMRQAGLLVVMAQMGCYVPAEVCRLTPIDRVFTRLGASDRIMSGRGTATFDGTAIANAVVKELAENIKCRTLFSTHYHSLVEDYSQNVAVRLGHMACMVENECEDPSQETITFLYKFIKGACPKSYGFNAARLANLPEEVIQKGHRKAREFEKMTQSLRLFREVCLASERSTVDAEAVHKLLTLIEEL